A single region of the Deltaproteobacteria bacterium genome encodes:
- a CDS encoding methionine adenosyltransferase, with protein MHENFLFTSESVTEGHPDKICDQISDGILDALIAKDPEARVAVETLVKTGLAIVAGEVTTNAWVDIPKIIRGTITKIGYTDSAMGYDGNTCGVMVAIEGQSQDIARGVDSSAKKEQGAGDQGMMFGYACNETDTLMPAPIYYAQQLTKKLAEVRKAKKLPFLRPDGKSQVTVQYEGGKPVRIDTVVVSTQHAEEASNKAIHAGVMDEVILKALPKKLIDKKTKFFINPTGRFVIGGPMGDSGVTGRKIIVDTYGGMGRHGGGAFSGKDPSKVDRSAAYMCRYIAKNVVAAGLAKRCEVQVAYAIGVADPVSVLVDTFGTGVVSEEKIARAVRQTFGLKPREITEQLDLLKPIYQKTAAYGHFGRNEKEFTWERADRKDALRDAAGARNLHVVNG; from the coding sequence ATGCACGAGAACTTCCTCTTTACGTCCGAGTCGGTCACCGAGGGTCACCCCGACAAGATCTGCGACCAGATCTCCGACGGCATCCTCGACGCGCTCATCGCCAAGGATCCCGAGGCCCGCGTGGCCGTGGAGACGCTGGTCAAGACCGGCCTGGCCATCGTGGCCGGCGAGGTGACCACCAACGCCTGGGTGGACATCCCCAAGATCATCCGCGGCACCATCACCAAGATTGGCTACACCGACTCGGCGATGGGCTACGACGGCAACACCTGCGGCGTCATGGTGGCCATCGAGGGCCAGAGCCAGGACATCGCCCGGGGCGTCGACTCGTCGGCCAAGAAGGAGCAGGGCGCCGGCGACCAGGGAATGATGTTCGGCTACGCGTGCAACGAGACCGACACGCTCATGCCCGCGCCCATCTACTACGCGCAGCAGCTGACCAAGAAGCTGGCCGAGGTCCGCAAGGCGAAGAAGCTCCCCTTCCTGCGCCCCGACGGCAAGAGCCAGGTGACGGTGCAGTACGAGGGCGGCAAGCCGGTGCGCATCGACACCGTGGTGGTCTCCACCCAGCACGCCGAGGAGGCCAGCAACAAGGCCATCCACGCGGGCGTGATGGACGAGGTGATCCTCAAGGCGCTGCCCAAGAAGCTCATCGACAAGAAGACCAAGTTCTTCATCAACCCCACCGGCCGCTTCGTCATCGGTGGCCCCATGGGTGACTCGGGCGTGACCGGCCGCAAGATCATCGTCGACACCTACGGCGGCATGGGCCGTCACGGCGGCGGCGCGTTCAGCGGCAAGGATCCGAGCAAGGTGGACCGCTCGGCGGCGTACATGTGCCGCTACATCGCCAAGAACGTGGTGGCGGCGGGCCTGGCCAAGCGCTGCGAGGTGCAGGTGGCCTACGCCATCGGCGTGGCGGATCCGGTGAGCGTGCTCGTGGACACCTTCGGCACGGGCGTGGTGAGCGAGGAGAAGATCGCGCGCGCGGTGCGCCAGACGTTCGGCCTCAAGCCGCGCGAGATCACCGAGCAGCTCGACCTGCTCAAGCCCATCTACCAGAAGACCGCGGCCTACGGTCACTTCGGCCGGAACGAGAAGGAGTTCACCTGGGAGCGCGCGGACCGCAAGGACGCCCTCCGCGACGCCGCCGGCGCGAGGAACCTTCACGTGGTGAACGGCTAA
- a CDS encoding phenylalanine 4-monooxygenase produces the protein MVQLNPTPSREAMTSQDDIVQLDPDHPGFRDAAYRARRNAIAKLALNYVEGTPAPLVEYLPAEQEVWRTVWRELAPLHQKRAARAYHEALESVPVDRQSVPQLRDVNTLLQRASGFAMLPVAGLVSHRTFLGFMGKSVFLSTQYMRHPSVPLYTPEPDVVHELVGHAATLGHPIFASLNQAFGRAAARVSDADLEKVGRMYWYTMEFGVVMEGGEPQAYGAGLLSSFGELGRYVRDAELRPIDWDDMGGRAYDPTRYQDVLYVVNEPFAQFAKRAVDYLDSLKAG, from the coding sequence TTGGTCCAGCTGAACCCCACGCCCTCGCGCGAGGCGATGACCAGCCAGGACGACATCGTCCAGCTGGATCCGGATCACCCGGGGTTCCGCGACGCCGCCTACCGCGCGCGCCGCAACGCCATCGCCAAGCTCGCGCTGAACTACGTGGAGGGCACGCCCGCGCCTCTGGTGGAGTACCTGCCCGCCGAGCAGGAGGTGTGGCGCACGGTGTGGCGCGAGCTGGCGCCGCTGCACCAGAAGCGGGCGGCGAGGGCGTACCACGAGGCGCTGGAGTCGGTGCCGGTGGACCGCCAGAGCGTGCCCCAGCTCCGCGATGTGAACACCCTGCTCCAGCGCGCGAGCGGCTTCGCCATGCTGCCGGTGGCCGGGCTGGTGTCGCACCGCACGTTCCTGGGCTTCATGGGCAAGAGCGTGTTCTTGTCCACGCAGTACATGCGGCACCCCAGCGTGCCCCTCTACACGCCCGAGCCCGACGTGGTGCACGAGCTGGTGGGCCACGCCGCGACCCTCGGGCACCCGATCTTCGCGTCGCTGAACCAGGCCTTCGGGCGGGCGGCGGCGCGGGTGAGCGACGCGGACCTCGAGAAGGTCGGTCGGATGTACTGGTACACCATGGAGTTCGGCGTGGTGATGGAGGGCGGCGAGCCGCAGGCGTACGGCGCGGGGCTGCTCTCGAGCTTTGGCGAGCTGGGCCGCTACGTGCGCGACGCCGAGCTGCGGCCCATCGACTGGGACGACATGGGCGGTCGCGCGTACGATCCCACCCGCTACCAGGACGTGCTGTACGTGGTGAACGAGCCGTTCGCGCAGTTCGCGAAGCGCGCGGTGGACTACCTGGACTCGCTGAAGGCCGGTTGA
- a CDS encoding response regulator, producing the protein MLTTQIRLLIVDTDREAVRMLAAQLQAYGVAVGAVADPTGAAAGVVRFTPNVVLVSSSLGDKSGLEVVRALARDPRTLHLPVVLMTSAPKGEELLEALRAGAADYVNRPLRPEVELKAVLALGSLRASPGAPFAPPAAERLVAVMARLGLTTELTTGEPTAVARFDKGKLVSARCDALSGEAALEALVGTPEATFRPPQSAITGPNEARPETLELEVDMEIEVADEPVAPAAPTGAPLKCLLVDDEPDLLKLFSAFLTRAGFQVATASDGLQGFDACVAGRPDIVVADLNMPHLDGWGLLRKIRTDVRVAETPVVFLSAQDDYRESLRAVGAGAQDYLAKASKMDVLARRVRVALEPRDQTKAAISAGQGVHGRIEQLGVRWLMGQLATAGRTGTVALADGMGVYNVGLQRGMATFVAAQQAGKRFSGEQALPLLVRLRDGDAQFLPNQLPQSKNLLPEPLVPLLDKIAITASLEDANAMETLLVRAAAVEVDGAAFTLYERFCPPFGREVAHFIRQGKTPKLILAESTLNPIEVIETLRDMVRRQVIRLHE; encoded by the coding sequence ATGCTCACCACCCAGATCCGCCTGCTCATCGTCGACACCGATCGCGAGGCGGTGCGCATGTTGGCGGCGCAGCTGCAGGCCTACGGGGTCGCCGTGGGCGCGGTGGCCGATCCGACGGGAGCTGCGGCCGGCGTGGTGCGCTTCACGCCCAACGTGGTGCTGGTGTCCAGCAGCCTCGGGGACAAGAGCGGCCTGGAGGTCGTGCGCGCGCTCGCCCGCGATCCACGCACCCTGCACCTGCCGGTGGTGCTCATGACCTCGGCACCAAAGGGCGAGGAGCTGCTCGAGGCCCTGCGCGCCGGCGCTGCCGACTACGTGAACCGCCCGCTGCGTCCGGAGGTGGAGCTCAAGGCGGTGCTGGCGCTGGGAAGCCTCCGCGCCTCGCCGGGCGCGCCGTTTGCCCCGCCCGCGGCCGAGCGCCTGGTGGCGGTGATGGCTCGGCTGGGGCTCACCACCGAGCTGACCACCGGTGAGCCCACCGCCGTCGCCCGTTTCGACAAAGGCAAGCTCGTCTCCGCCCGCTGCGACGCGCTCTCCGGCGAGGCCGCGCTCGAGGCGCTCGTCGGCACGCCCGAGGCGACGTTCCGTCCGCCCCAAAGTGCCATCACCGGCCCCAACGAGGCCCGGCCCGAGACCCTGGAGCTCGAAGTGGACATGGAGATCGAGGTCGCGGACGAGCCGGTGGCGCCCGCCGCACCGACCGGCGCGCCGCTCAAGTGCCTCCTCGTCGACGACGAGCCGGATCTCCTGAAGCTCTTCAGCGCCTTCCTCACCCGCGCCGGGTTCCAGGTGGCCACCGCGAGCGACGGGCTCCAGGGCTTCGACGCCTGCGTCGCCGGCCGGCCGGACATCGTGGTCGCCGACCTGAACATGCCCCACCTCGACGGCTGGGGGCTGCTCCGCAAGATCCGCACCGACGTGCGCGTGGCGGAGACGCCGGTGGTGTTCCTCTCCGCGCAGGACGACTACCGCGAGAGCTTGCGCGCGGTGGGCGCCGGCGCCCAGGACTACCTCGCCAAGGCCAGCAAGATGGACGTGCTCGCCCGCCGGGTGCGCGTGGCCCTCGAGCCCCGCGACCAGACCAAGGCCGCCATCTCCGCGGGGCAGGGCGTGCACGGCCGCATCGAGCAGCTCGGGGTGCGCTGGCTGATGGGCCAGCTCGCGACGGCCGGGCGCACGGGCACCGTGGCCCTCGCCGACGGCATGGGCGTCTACAACGTGGGCCTCCAGCGCGGGATGGCCACCTTCGTGGCGGCGCAGCAGGCCGGCAAGCGCTTCTCCGGTGAGCAGGCCCTGCCGCTGCTGGTCCGCCTGCGCGACGGGGACGCGCAGTTCCTGCCCAACCAGCTGCCGCAGTCGAAGAACCTCTTGCCCGAGCCGCTGGTGCCGCTGCTGGACAAGATCGCCATCACCGCCAGCCTCGAGGACGCCAACGCCATGGAGACGCTCCTGGTGAGGGCCGCCGCGGTGGAGGTGGACGGCGCCGCGTTCACCCTCTACGAGCGCTTCTGCCCGCCCTTCGGCCGCGAGGTGGCGCACTTCATCCGCCAGGGCAAGACCCCCAAGCTCATCCTCGCGGAGAGCACCCTGAACCCCATCGAGGTCATCGAGACCCTGCGGGACATGGTTCGCCGCCAGGTGATCCGCCTTCACGAGTGA
- a CDS encoding YIP1 family protein gives MLAKCSRCSQTFQTDRYGEQFCPFCGAQVMIAAPAGAAAVPGAPGAPAATGALPPPGAAGAAPGEPHEAPVDNPNANGGWFNAAMATWKQSVFDPNKFFQGLKPGPDAGGAVGYACAVLAVGGLLAGIMGVLQSLAQRAQMEQLHEQLSQMPPEARQFMDAFMKLAEPGIGTVLLTPVMSVIGFFITAGLLHVALMIVGGNKHGFTATLRAVGYAQGPVLFNVVPFCGGMAAWIWVLVLTVMAMAGVHGISIGRSIGAYAVMFFGLCCLCILPVSALVGAGMASALSH, from the coding sequence GTGCTCGCCAAGTGCTCGCGCTGCAGCCAGACCTTCCAGACCGACCGCTATGGCGAGCAGTTCTGCCCCTTCTGCGGCGCGCAGGTGATGATCGCCGCCCCCGCCGGGGCCGCTGCCGTTCCGGGTGCGCCCGGTGCGCCGGCCGCGACGGGCGCGCTCCCGCCGCCGGGTGCAGCAGGCGCTGCGCCGGGCGAGCCGCACGAGGCGCCCGTCGACAACCCCAACGCCAACGGCGGCTGGTTCAACGCCGCGATGGCCACCTGGAAGCAGAGCGTCTTCGACCCGAACAAGTTCTTCCAGGGCCTCAAGCCCGGCCCCGACGCCGGCGGAGCGGTGGGCTACGCCTGCGCCGTGCTCGCGGTGGGCGGGCTCCTCGCGGGCATCATGGGCGTGCTCCAGAGCTTGGCCCAGCGGGCGCAGATGGAGCAGCTCCACGAGCAGCTGAGCCAGATGCCTCCCGAGGCGCGCCAGTTCATGGACGCCTTCATGAAGCTCGCCGAGCCCGGCATCGGCACGGTGCTCCTCACGCCGGTGATGAGCGTGATCGGCTTCTTCATCACTGCGGGCCTGCTGCACGTGGCCCTGATGATCGTGGGCGGCAACAAGCACGGCTTCACCGCCACCCTGCGCGCGGTGGGCTACGCCCAGGGCCCGGTGCTCTTCAACGTGGTGCCCTTCTGCGGCGGGATGGCGGCGTGGATCTGGGTGCTGGTGCTCACCGTGATGGCCATGGCCGGCGTGCACGGGATCAGCATCGGCCGCTCCATCGGCGCGTACGCGGTGATGTTCTTCGGGCTGTGCTGCCTCTGCATCCTGCCGGTGTCGGCGCTGGTGGGCGCGGGCATGGCCAGCGCGCTGAGCCACTAG
- a CDS encoding DUF2752 domain-containing protein, which produces MTARLTFQRPATRFTLLSIYGLIAAFGLLVARFIPIAKLMQPWWGCPLRRTTGIPCLACGLTRAFDWEAHGHFARAFALTPLGAMAPVVSAIVAAWGIAVLAVRAPQPDVHLDARDWRIIRWALLVSVVGNWVYMVLTRKPT; this is translated from the coding sequence GTGACGGCCCGGCTCACCTTCCAGCGGCCCGCAACGCGGTTCACGCTGCTCTCCATCTACGGGCTCATCGCGGCCTTCGGGCTGCTGGTGGCGCGCTTCATTCCCATCGCCAAGCTGATGCAGCCGTGGTGGGGCTGTCCCTTGCGGCGGACGACGGGCATTCCCTGTCTGGCCTGCGGGCTCACCCGCGCCTTCGATTGGGAGGCGCACGGGCACTTCGCGCGCGCCTTCGCGCTCACGCCGCTGGGCGCGATGGCGCCAGTGGTCTCGGCGATCGTGGCCGCGTGGGGAATCGCGGTGCTCGCGGTGCGCGCGCCGCAGCCCGACGTGCACCTCGACGCGCGCGACTGGCGCATCATCCGCTGGGCCCTGCTCGTCTCCGTGGTGGGGAACTGGGTGTACATGGTGCTGACCCGGAAGCCGACGTGA
- the plsY gene encoding glycerol-3-phosphate 1-O-acyltransferase PlsY, whose product MSGVDAALILGAYLLGAIPFGLVLGKALGGVDVRAAGSGNIGATNVARTAGKKIGALVLLLDALKALLPVLLAKKLFPDDVVLHAAVGAAAVLGHVFPIYLKFRGGKGVASAMGALLGLAPLATLGALVLFGIVYAATRLVSLGSLLGAALTVVLTFALGYPRPYAYCALGIALLIVVRHQGNIARMLRGNENKL is encoded by the coding sequence GTGAGCGGCGTCGACGCGGCGCTGATTCTGGGCGCGTACCTCCTCGGCGCGATCCCCTTCGGGCTGGTGCTGGGCAAGGCGCTGGGTGGCGTCGACGTGCGCGCGGCGGGCTCGGGCAACATCGGCGCCACCAACGTCGCACGCACCGCGGGCAAGAAGATCGGCGCGCTGGTGCTGCTCCTCGACGCCCTCAAGGCCCTGCTGCCGGTGCTGCTCGCGAAGAAGCTCTTCCCCGACGACGTCGTCTTGCACGCAGCGGTGGGCGCGGCCGCGGTGCTGGGCCACGTGTTTCCGATATATCTCAAATTCCGCGGCGGCAAGGGCGTGGCCAGCGCCATGGGCGCGCTGCTCGGGCTGGCCCCGCTGGCGACGCTGGGCGCGCTCGTCTTGTTCGGGATCGTCTACGCGGCCACGCGGCTGGTGAGCCTCGGCTCGCTGCTCGGCGCGGCGCTGACGGTGGTGCTCACCTTCGCGCTCGGCTATCCGCGGCCGTACGCGTATTGCGCGCTGGGCATCGCGCTGCTCATCGTGGTGCGGCACCAGGGCAACATCGCGCGGATGCTGCGGGGCAACGAGAACAAGCTCTAG
- a CDS encoding NFACT family protein — translation MSLSVEELADVVHELAALVGAVVQQAYAPRERVLLLELRVPGRTHLLRLDAEPGRTRMHLAGARPPSPAEPLAFQQQARAHLVGKKLAALELAPGDRVVSLRFADDEGERRVVAELTGRHGNLFLLAANGNLLALAGPNLSQVRALAPGRPYVPPASEPPAKTARSRFAPGPDFALSTQIEAAYAEKDRELDRAALRARIERPLRTKLERTQRTVKKVAVEAARGEAAEAHRVAGELLKSSLHQVKRGAREVALTDYSSGEPRQVTIALKPELSPADNLAWHFRQYRRLQQGAARAGERLVQLQREVEQLQQELASLAALDDDALRERALRVPEKLAPSRKGEPEARKPFREFRAEGGARILVGKGSAENDFLTFKVARPHDLWLHARGRKGAHVVVPLEKREQVKPEVLLDACALALHFSDAKGEPRAEVSYLPAKYLRKPRDAAPGQVIYSQEKTLVYVVEPERIARLLATAES, via the coding sequence ATGAGCCTGTCCGTCGAAGAATTGGCAGACGTCGTCCACGAGCTCGCTGCGCTCGTGGGCGCGGTGGTGCAGCAGGCGTACGCCCCGCGCGAGCGCGTGCTGCTGCTCGAGCTGCGCGTGCCGGGCCGCACGCATCTGCTCCGACTCGACGCCGAGCCCGGCCGCACCCGCATGCACCTCGCCGGCGCGCGTCCGCCGTCGCCCGCGGAGCCGCTCGCGTTCCAGCAGCAGGCTCGCGCGCACCTGGTGGGCAAGAAGCTCGCGGCGCTCGAGCTCGCGCCCGGCGATCGCGTGGTGAGCCTGCGCTTCGCCGACGACGAGGGCGAGCGGCGCGTGGTGGCCGAGCTCACCGGGCGTCACGGGAATCTCTTCCTGCTCGCGGCGAATGGGAACCTGCTCGCGCTCGCGGGGCCGAACCTCTCGCAGGTGCGCGCGCTGGCGCCGGGGAGGCCGTACGTGCCGCCCGCGTCGGAGCCGCCGGCGAAGACCGCGCGCAGCCGCTTTGCGCCCGGGCCGGACTTCGCGCTCTCGACTCAAATCGAAGCCGCGTACGCGGAAAAAGATCGCGAGCTGGATCGCGCGGCGCTGCGCGCACGCATCGAGCGTCCGCTGCGCACGAAGCTGGAGCGGACGCAGCGCACGGTGAAGAAGGTCGCCGTCGAGGCCGCGCGCGGCGAGGCAGCGGAGGCGCACCGGGTGGCGGGCGAGCTGCTCAAGAGCTCGCTGCACCAGGTGAAGCGCGGCGCGAGAGAGGTCGCGCTCACGGACTACTCGAGCGGCGAGCCGCGGCAGGTGACCATCGCGCTCAAGCCCGAGCTCTCGCCGGCCGACAACCTCGCCTGGCACTTCCGCCAGTACCGGAGGCTGCAGCAGGGCGCCGCGCGCGCGGGCGAGCGGCTGGTGCAGCTCCAGCGCGAGGTCGAGCAGCTCCAGCAGGAGCTGGCCTCGCTCGCCGCGCTGGACGACGACGCGCTCCGCGAGCGCGCGCTGCGCGTGCCGGAGAAGCTCGCGCCGTCGCGCAAGGGCGAGCCCGAGGCGCGCAAGCCGTTCCGCGAGTTCCGCGCCGAAGGCGGCGCGCGCATCCTGGTTGGCAAGGGCTCCGCGGAGAACGACTTCCTCACCTTCAAGGTCGCGCGGCCGCACGACCTCTGGCTGCACGCGCGCGGTCGCAAGGGCGCGCACGTGGTCGTGCCCCTGGAGAAGCGCGAGCAGGTGAAGCCCGAGGTGCTCCTCGACGCCTGCGCGCTCGCGCTGCACTTCAGCGACGCCAAGGGCGAGCCGCGCGCCGAGGTGAGCTACCTGCCGGCCAAGTACCTGCGCAAGCCGCGCGACGCCGCGCCCGGGCAGGTCATCTACAGCCAGGAGAAGACGCTGGTGTACGTGGTGGAGCCCGAGCGCATCGCGCGGCTGCTCGCGACCGCGGAGAGCTAG
- a CDS encoding MotA/TolQ/ExbB proton channel family protein — MLTAKLLSFTLLGAEWILWLLVVLSVVSVAMMIERLVFFFGHRLGNSNDLALRILKGDVEGAQKAVGDQPGLEAAVVREGLANVKLGPGAVEEIIAATVARERKRYERGLAFLGTLGNNAPFIGLFGTVLGIIRAFHDLAATNAMAGKAQAAGAATVMSGISEALVATAVGLFVALPAVVAFNSFNRWLKSITGSANELGHAIVGHLRAESGNERKAA; from the coding sequence ATGCTCACAGCCAAGCTATTGTCCTTCACCCTCCTCGGGGCCGAGTGGATCCTCTGGCTCCTGGTGGTGCTCTCGGTGGTGTCGGTGGCGATGATGATCGAGCGGCTGGTCTTCTTCTTCGGCCACCGGCTCGGCAACTCCAACGACCTGGCGCTGCGCATCCTCAAGGGCGATGTCGAGGGCGCGCAGAAGGCCGTGGGCGATCAGCCGGGGCTCGAGGCCGCGGTGGTCCGCGAGGGCCTGGCCAACGTGAAGCTGGGGCCAGGCGCCGTGGAAGAGATCATCGCAGCGACCGTCGCGCGCGAGCGCAAGCGCTACGAGCGCGGGCTGGCTTTCTTGGGCACGCTGGGCAACAACGCGCCGTTCATCGGCCTCTTCGGCACGGTGCTGGGCATCATCCGCGCGTTCCACGATCTCGCGGCGACGAACGCCATGGCCGGCAAGGCGCAGGCGGCGGGCGCGGCCACGGTGATGAGCGGCATCTCCGAGGCGCTGGTGGCCACGGCGGTGGGCCTCTTCGTGGCGCTGCCGGCGGTGGTGGCCTTCAACAGCTTCAACCGCTGGCTCAAGAGCATCACCGGCTCGGCGAACGAGCTCGGTCACGCCATCGTCGGTCACCTGCGCGCTGAGAGCGGCAACGAGCGCAAGGCGGCTTGA
- a CDS encoding biopolymer transporter ExbD, translating into MAGSAEDNDEEMISGINVTPLVDITLVLLIIFMVTATYIVKASIDVDLPRAAHGGEDVGEMLTVIIKQKDGLADKRGAPCDVMAVNGQFTDEAGLKAQLTEAVAKDKDAKVMISADQACTHGEFVHVVDLVKGQGITKFAINIEKDASAPAPAPAP; encoded by the coding sequence ATGGCCGGCTCCGCCGAGGACAACGACGAGGAGATGATCAGCGGCATCAACGTCACGCCGCTGGTCGACATCACCCTCGTGCTGCTCATCATCTTCATGGTGACGGCCACGTACATCGTGAAGGCGAGCATCGACGTGGATCTGCCTCGCGCGGCCCACGGCGGCGAGGACGTGGGCGAGATGCTCACCGTGATCATCAAGCAGAAGGACGGCCTCGCCGACAAGCGCGGCGCGCCCTGCGACGTCATGGCGGTGAACGGCCAGTTCACCGATGAGGCGGGCTTGAAGGCCCAGCTCACCGAAGCGGTGGCCAAGGACAAAGACGCGAAGGTGATGATCAGCGCCGACCAGGCCTGCACCCACGGCGAGTTCGTGCACGTGGTGGACCTGGTGAAGGGCCAGGGCATCACCAAGTTCGCCATCAACATCGAGAAGGACGCGAGCGCGCCGGCGCCGGCGCCCGCCCCCTAG
- a CDS encoding TonB family protein, which yields MTVEILTPGRDDPRDSGAGLVLGVFVFSLGAHFAFYLLLSSTQLIRIEAPKPVEVEIVERTKPPPPPPPPPAPPKEIEKPKPPPKVHLPPPPKAPPPPPPKAEPPPPSAPPPPKAAPTPINIGLSLSSTSQGGAFAAPVGNTLYGKPTDKAADPNASKPYAAAPPTAKFVPSYQLTEPPEVMNNDEAFSRALYPEEARKEGLEGRVVMQLTIDETGRVSKAKVLQGAGHGFDEAAVKGSLTKLRFKPGKQGGQAVATEIVYTVNFLLD from the coding sequence GTGACCGTGGAGATCCTCACGCCCGGTCGCGATGATCCGCGCGATTCCGGCGCGGGGCTGGTGCTCGGCGTGTTCGTGTTCTCGCTGGGCGCGCACTTCGCGTTCTACCTGCTGCTGTCCAGCACCCAGCTGATCCGCATCGAGGCGCCGAAGCCGGTGGAAGTGGAGATCGTGGAGCGGACCAAGCCGCCGCCCCCGCCTCCGCCGCCGCCCGCGCCGCCCAAAGAGATCGAGAAGCCGAAGCCGCCGCCCAAGGTGCACCTGCCGCCGCCGCCCAAGGCGCCGCCGCCGCCGCCGCCCAAAGCCGAGCCGCCGCCGCCGAGCGCGCCGCCGCCGCCGAAGGCCGCGCCCACGCCGATCAACATCGGGCTCTCGCTGAGCTCCACGTCGCAGGGTGGTGCGTTCGCGGCGCCGGTGGGCAACACGCTCTACGGCAAGCCCACGGACAAGGCCGCGGATCCCAACGCCTCGAAGCCTTACGCGGCGGCGCCGCCGACGGCGAAGTTCGTGCCCAGCTACCAGCTCACCGAGCCGCCCGAGGTGATGAACAACGACGAGGCGTTCTCGCGGGCGCTCTACCCCGAGGAGGCGCGCAAGGAGGGGCTCGAGGGCCGGGTGGTGATGCAGCTGACCATCGACGAGACCGGGCGGGTGTCGAAGGCGAAGGTGCTCCAGGGCGCGGGCCACGGCTTCGACGAGGCGGCGGTGAAGGGATCGCTGACGAAGCTGCGGTTCAAGCCGGGGAAGCAAGGCGGCCAGGCCGTGGCCACCGAGATTGTGTACACGGTGAACTTCCTCTTGGACTGA
- a CDS encoding diguanylate cyclase, protein MDTQGRILILASSATERSALRAALADAELELAEASTAAEAFARVEAEPFNLCLFAADLPDAGPAAVLRGLEERTRESPLSTIALAAPSHVARLLNLGADDVVARLAPAEELRARVLSRLRCRARLETLRRERDELARLAITDPLTGLYNPRHLRKRLDEEFRRTLRYGQPLALLIIDLDRFKRINDTFGHPVGDAVLRHVSGVLQNALRTTDLLARQGGEEFAAVLPQTARAGADLVARRLGAALEQSPYLLRGHPPLSITASIGVSHAPAAGVSSPDDLVAAADEALYRAKRAGRNQVALAKTARPRSRGGRRVGPN, encoded by the coding sequence GTGGACACGCAGGGCCGCATCTTGATCCTCGCCAGCTCGGCCACCGAGCGCAGCGCCTTGCGCGCGGCACTCGCCGACGCCGAGCTCGAGCTCGCCGAAGCCTCCACCGCCGCCGAAGCGTTCGCGCGCGTGGAGGCCGAGCCCTTCAACCTCTGCCTCTTCGCCGCCGACCTGCCCGACGCCGGACCCGCAGCCGTGCTCCGCGGCCTCGAGGAGCGCACGCGCGAGTCGCCGCTCTCCACCATCGCCCTCGCCGCACCCAGCCACGTGGCGCGCCTGCTAAACCTCGGCGCCGACGACGTGGTGGCCCGGCTCGCGCCCGCCGAGGAGCTCCGCGCGCGCGTGCTCTCGCGGCTGCGCTGCCGGGCGCGGCTCGAGACCCTGCGCCGGGAGCGCGACGAGCTGGCGCGACTCGCGATCACCGATCCGCTCACCGGGCTCTACAACCCGCGGCACCTGCGCAAGCGGCTCGACGAGGAGTTCCGCCGCACGCTGCGCTACGGCCAGCCGCTGGCGCTGCTCATCATCGACCTCGATCGCTTCAAGCGCATCAACGACACCTTCGGCCACCCGGTGGGCGATGCGGTGCTGCGCCACGTCTCCGGCGTCCTGCAGAACGCGCTGCGCACCACGGATCTGCTCGCGCGCCAGGGCGGCGAGGAGTTCGCCGCGGTGCTGCCGCAGACGGCGCGCGCCGGTGCGGATCTGGTCGCTCGGCGGCTCGGGGCGGCGCTGGAGCAGAGCCCGTACCTGCTGCGCGGTCACCCGCCGCTGTCGATCACCGCGAGCATCGGCGTGAGCCACGCGCCGGCGGCAGGCGTGTCCAGCCCCGACGACCTGGTGGCGGCCGCCGACGAAGCGCTCTACCGCGCCAAGCGCGCCGGCCGGAACCAGGTGGCGCTGGCGAAGACGGCGCGGCCGCGCTCGCGCGGCGGCCGCCGCGTGGGCCCGAACTGA